The genomic interval TACTCATCTTTTGATTGATGTCGCTCTTTAATTGTTTGATTCAATTTTCTAAGTACGTTACTGTTGTATGCCCCTGCCAATCCACGTTCGGAAGTAATAACCAGATAGCATGTCTTTTTAACAGGACGTGTTTGAAGCATTGGATGGCTAACGCCTGAGCTGCCGAGCGCTACTGAATGTGTCACTTCTTCCATTTTACTCATATAAGGAATAAATGCTTTTACATTAATAACTGCTCTATTCATTTTAGCCGAATAAACCATTTGCATGGCTTTCGTAATTTGGCTAGTCTTTTTTGTTGATTCAATACGAGCTTTTATATCACGTAAAGATGCCAAAGATTCTCACCACCAATCTTTAAGTTTGCCTTCTTATTCAGAAGCTACAAACGTTTTTTTGAAATCGTTAATTGCTGCTTTCATATCATCATCAGATGGAAGATCCTTTGTTGAAACAATATGTTCCACCACATTTGAATGATTGTGATCTAGCCAATTTAAGAATTCTTCTTCGAAACGTCTAATATCCGAAACAGGAATATCATCTAAGTGTCCACGAGTTAGGGCATATAGAATCGCAACCTGTTTTTCTACTTTTAGCGGTCTATTTAGATCTTGTTTCAATACTTCTACTGTACGAGCACCACGATTTAATTTATCTTGTGTCGCTTTATCTAAATCAGAGCCAAATTGAGCAAATGATTCTAGCTCACGGAATGACGCAAGGTCAAGACGCAATGTTCCAGCAACCTTTTTCATTGCCTTGATTTGTGCAGAACCACCAACACGAGATACAGATAAACCTGCATTTATCGCTGGACGTACTCCTGAGAAGAATAGATCGGATTGTAAGAAAATTTGTCCATCTGTAATCGAAATTACGTTTGTTGGAATATAAGCCGAAACGTCACCTGCTTGTGTTTCAATAAATGGAAGAGCTGTAATAGAACCTCCACCTTTTGCATCACTTAATTTAGCAGCACGCTCAAGTAGACGTGAATGCAAGTAGAATACATCCCCTGGATATGCTTCACGACCTGGAGGACGACGAAGTAATAGGGACAATTCACGATATGCGGATGCTTGCTTTGTTAAATCATCATATACGATTAAAACGTGTTTTCCGTTATACATAAACTCTTCACCCATTGCTACACCAGCATATGGAGCTAAGTATAGAAGCGGTGCTGGTTGAGAAGCAGATGCTGTTACAACGATTGTGTATTCTAACGCACCATTTTTACGTAATGTTTCTACAGCATTACGTACAGTGGATTCCTTTTGTCCAATTGCCACATAGATACATACCATATCTTGATCAGCTTGGTTAAGAATCGTATCAATCGCAACAGATGTTTTCCCTGTTTGACGGTCACCGATAATTAATTCACGTTGTCCACGACCGATTGGTACTAATGCGTCAATCGCTTTAATACCTGTTTGAAGCGGTTCACTTACGGATTTACGATCCATAACGCCAGGTGCTAAGAATTCGATTGGGCGCGTTTTAGTTGTACTAATTGCACCAAGTCCATCAACTGGTTGTCCAAGAGGGTTCACTACGCGTCCGATTAACGCATCCCCTACTGGAACCTCCATAATTCTTCCTGTACGACGAACTTCATCGCCTTCACGAATATCTGTGTAAGGACCAAGAATAATGATACCTACATTGCTTTCTTCTAAGTTTTGAGCCAAGCCCATTACTCCATTAGAAAATTCAACAAGTTCTCCAGCCATACAGTTATCTAGGCCATGTACACGAGCGATACCATCACCAATATTAATTACTGTACCAACTTCACTTACTTGAACTTCTGATTGGTAACTTTCAATTTGCTTTTTTATAAGAGCACTGATTTCTTCCGCTTTGATGCTCATGCGTTTCACCCCTATCTAAAGAATTACGATCCTAATAATTGTCGTTGTAGACGGTTTAGCTTCCCTTGAAGACTACCATCATATATTTGATTACCGATTCTCACCTTAATTCCACCTAATAGGTTAGAATCAATGATATTTTCAATATTTAGCGATACTTTCCCAACTTTTGCAGCGAATGTAGCTGAAATAGCTCTTTTCTCATCCATAGTTAACGGTTTGATGGAATATACTTTTGCATCCGCAATCCCTTTTGCTTCATTTACTAAAGCAATAAACTGATCACAAATACTAGTAATCATCTCTTCCCGATGGCGATCAATCAGTAGCATCAAAAGGTTTTGTAAATACTCACTTGCTGAAGCAAATGCTACTTTCACCATTTCTTTTTTCTTATCTAATGAGATATTAGGAGATTGTAGAAATGTATGAATTTCTGGCGAAGAGGTTACAAGTGATTTCACCACACGCACTTCTTCATCCAATTGATCTATCTGTCCGTTTTCTTTGGCGATTTGGAAAAGGGCTAAAGCATAACGCTTTGCAACACCTGTATCCATCATCGTTTCTCGCCTACCTCTTGAATGTAATCATGAATTAACTTTTCTTGATCTTGCTCATTCAATTCCTTTTCGATCACTTTAGAAGCGATTAAAACAGAAAGAGAAGTAACCTGATCGCGAATTGTTGCAACAGCTTTTTCTTTTTGCTGCTCGATTTCTACTAAAGCTGCATTTTTTAAACGTTCTGCATCTTTTCTAGCATCATCCATAATCGTTTCTCTTTGAGCGTCTGCTTGTTGTTTTGCTCTATCAATTAATTCTTGTGCGTCAGTACGCGCTTCTTTTAATAACGCTCTTTGTTCTTCTAATAGTTTGGCAGCTTCTAGTCTGCTTTTCTCTGCATTATCTATTTCATTTGAAACAAATTCTTCGCGATCCTTCATCATTTTCATTAAAGGACCCCAAGCAAACTTTTTGATTGCCCACAATAATAATAAGAAAGATATTAATTGAACAACTACGTCACCGCCCGCGAAATCCATTACGGCACCAACTACTAATCCATTTGTGAACACGCTTGATTCACTCCTTTCAGGTAATGTGTTTTATCACATACAGGAAACCCTTATTCGCTTATGGAAAAAAGGTGAATATGCTTATTTATAAAATAATAGGAACAATTTTTTTGGCTATCAATATATTCATTTGAGATAAATTTTCTTATGAATTGTTGGTTTTAAATAAAGGAATGGCGAAGGTTCTTATCGAATGATCTTCGCCATAACTAGGAATAAATTTATTCTTATTCTATTAAAGAACCATAAATGCGATAACAACCGCCATGATAGGAATCGCCTCTACGAATGCAACCCCGATAAACATTGTTGATTGAAGCATACCTCTTGCTTCTGGTTGACGAGCAATCCCTTCTACTGTACGAGAAACGATTAATCCGTTACCTAAACCTGCACCTAGTGCTGCTAAACCAATTGCTATTGCTGCTGCTAATGAACCCATTATTAAAATCCTCCCTAAATTGTAATTATTATAAAGTTTGTCCATTTTCTGAACTGGGTATATATATTAATGGTCTTGACTTACTTTATGAGCCATATAAACCATTGTTAACAAAGTGAAAATAAATGCTTGGATACTTCCGATAAAAATAGAGAATCCTTGCCATACCATTGTTAATGGGAAGGCAGCTATTGTACCTAAAATATTAGTCTTTGCTAAACTATTTACTAATAAGTCTAGCAGAACCTCACCCGCAAAAATGTTTCCGTATAAACGGAGACCAAGCGTGAGCGTATTAGAGAATTCCTCGACTATTTTTAATGGTAGTAAAAATCCTACTGGTTGAACATACTCCCTAAAGTACCCTTTAGTACCACGCATTTTGACACCGTAGTAATGAGTCAAACCTACTACCATAATCGCTAATGTTAAGGTTACACCAGGATCAGCAGTTGGGGATTTCCACCAAAGCGTATGATCCACTGTAATAGCGAAAGGCAGTCCTAACATATTGGAAATAAAGATGTACATAAGAAGGGTGATCCCTAATACGTGAAATCTTCCACCATCTTTCCAATCCATGTTATTCTTAATAATATTTCGGACAAAGTCCATTATCCACTCCATCAAATTTTGTCTGCCAGTTGGCTT from Niallia sp. FSL W8-0635 carries:
- the atpB gene encoding F0F1 ATP synthase subunit A, with translation MHHEAPIHEHFGLYFNYSNVLMIVVSSLIVFLIAFFLTRNLQMKPTGRQNLMEWIMDFVRNIIKNNMDWKDGGRFHVLGITLLMYIFISNMLGLPFAITVDHTLWWKSPTADPGVTLTLAIMVVGLTHYYGVKMRGTKGYFREYVQPVGFLLPLKIVEEFSNTLTLGLRLYGNIFAGEVLLDLLVNSLAKTNILGTIAAFPLTMVWQGFSIFIGSIQAFIFTLLTMVYMAHKVSQDH
- the atpF gene encoding F0F1 ATP synthase subunit B, which codes for MFTNGLVVGAVMDFAGGDVVVQLISFLLLLWAIKKFAWGPLMKMMKDREEFVSNEIDNAEKSRLEAAKLLEEQRALLKEARTDAQELIDRAKQQADAQRETIMDDARKDAERLKNAALVEIEQQKEKAVATIRDQVTSLSVLIASKVIEKELNEQDQEKLIHDYIQEVGEKR
- the atpA gene encoding F0F1 ATP synthase subunit alpha, with product MSIKAEEISALIKKQIESYQSEVQVSEVGTVINIGDGIARVHGLDNCMAGELVEFSNGVMGLAQNLEESNVGIIILGPYTDIREGDEVRRTGRIMEVPVGDALIGRVVNPLGQPVDGLGAISTTKTRPIEFLAPGVMDRKSVSEPLQTGIKAIDALVPIGRGQRELIIGDRQTGKTSVAIDTILNQADQDMVCIYVAIGQKESTVRNAVETLRKNGALEYTIVVTASASQPAPLLYLAPYAGVAMGEEFMYNGKHVLIVYDDLTKQASAYRELSLLLRRPPGREAYPGDVFYLHSRLLERAAKLSDAKGGGSITALPFIETQAGDVSAYIPTNVISITDGQIFLQSDLFFSGVRPAINAGLSVSRVGGSAQIKAMKKVAGTLRLDLASFRELESFAQFGSDLDKATQDKLNRGARTVEVLKQDLNRPLKVEKQVAILYALTRGHLDDIPVSDIRRFEEEFLNWLDHNHSNVVEHIVSTKDLPSDDDMKAAINDFKKTFVASE
- the atpE gene encoding F0F1 ATP synthase subunit C, translated to MGSLAAAIAIGLAALGAGLGNGLIVSRTVEGIARQPEARGMLQSTMFIGVAFVEAIPIMAVVIAFMVL
- a CDS encoding F0F1 ATP synthase subunit delta, with product MMDTGVAKRYALALFQIAKENGQIDQLDEEVRVVKSLVTSSPEIHTFLQSPNISLDKKKEMVKVAFASASEYLQNLLMLLIDRHREEMITSICDQFIALVNEAKGIADAKVYSIKPLTMDEKRAISATFAAKVGKVSLNIENIIDSNLLGGIKVRIGNQIYDGSLQGKLNRLQRQLLGS